Below is a window of Leptospira saintgironsiae DNA.
TTTTGTTCGCGGGTGCAGCGGCTTGTTACTTCTTTATGGATATAGTTTCGGCATTCTTTGGAAAAGCTCATCAACATGGATTATTATATGTCCTTCTTCTAATATACATCGGAGTAATCGGATTTATTGTAAGAAGGAACTGGATAGGTGTGATCGCATGTTTCAGTATCTTTGAGAACGGAACATTCTTACTCACTCTACTTCTAAAATCAGGAGTTCCGATCGGAAGCGAGTTCGGATCCTTCTTGGATGCTGTATTGATCATAGGAGCGGGTGCCGCACTTAGGATCAATAGCGAACAATATAAGGGGGAAATATCCAGATGAACTTCGATATTCTTTTAGGGATCGGGGCAGGTGTTTTTGTCCTAATTTTCCTAACTTATGTTTTAGCTCCTACAAAGAACCAGACAAACTTACTTTTCTGGTCGGTATTACTTGTTATATGTGCCGCGATCAATTTTGCAGTCTGGATTATCAGGGATTGGAATGAAGAAGGTACTACACTACAGTGGGTTTTGATAGAAGCGACAACGTTCGTAGGCGCTTTGCTCATCTCTTCCAGTAGAACTGCAAAATCATTTCCGATCGCTTGGAAATTTTTGCTGATCAACTCCTTCGGACTTGGTATCGCATTCTTAGGAATTATACTAATTCGTTCTTCTTTGCATGTGATCAATCAGCCGATTGAATTTTTAGCGGCAAATTCTTCTTCTCATCCTGAAATCATCTGGGTAGAGATCGGCCTTTGGCTCGCGATCTTCGGATACACTGCTAAGCTTGGGCTTTTTCCAAATCACGTGTGGATAGAAGATACTTATGGAGAAAGTCCTACTCAAGTTTCTTCCTTACTTTCTGCATTCATTCCTGTTTCGGTTTGTTTTGCACTTAGACCTTTTGTTCATTTAGATCACCAACTTTTCCCTCACACATTCAGCGGAGCGGATGGTTTATTGGTCTTAGGAATATTAACGATCTTCTTAAGTATTTTTGCAGTATATGATCGCGACGATATCAGAAGGATTTCTGCAA
It encodes the following:
- a CDS encoding formate hydrogenase — encoded protein: MSADVSYLIILLTGVVILLENRLKRVVILLGIQGFLLLLPLYQEESGGGFHSIFLAAMVIVFKGILTPIILFWTARRIHSPESTFPKVGYLPTLALLFAGAAACYFFMDIVSAFFGKAHQHGLLYVLLLIYIGVIGFIVRRNWIGVIACFSIFENGTFLLTLLLKSGVPIGSEFGSFLDAVLIIGAGAALRINSEQYKGEISR
- a CDS encoding proton-conducting transporter membrane subunit — encoded protein: MNFDILLGIGAGVFVLIFLTYVLAPTKNQTNLLFWSVLLVICAAINFAVWIIRDWNEEGTTLQWVLIEATTFVGALLISSSRTAKSFPIAWKFLLINSFGLGIAFLGIILIRSSLHVINQPIEFLAANSSSHPEIIWVEIGLWLAIFGYTAKLGLFPNHVWIEDTYGESPTQVSSLLSAFIPVSVCFALRPFVHLDHQLFPHTFSGADGLLVLGILTIFLSIFAVYDRDDIRRISAKVALFHTGALAVFLWMDLSDTAFLFMMATNLVVKSLLFISMGIVRMDAGKRELHKIIQADSINKPALSLFILALFLAFVMPGSPIFVTDIILIKAGQIDGKTFVILVPILGIVFFGVMLYKLAPLLNIKGRPFSKDLSTILRIRMTNGFFLLLLLLSTGCWGFYLLLQGVL